The following are from one region of the Escherichia sp. E4742 genome:
- the mobA gene encoding molybdenum cofactor guanylyltransferase MobA, protein MNLMTTITGVILAGGKARRMGGVDKGLLELNGKPLWQHVADALMTQLSYVVVNANRHQEIYQASGLKVIADSLADYPGPLAGMLSVMQQEAGEWFLFCPCDTPYIPQDLVSRLNHQRKDAPVVWVHDGERDHPTIALVNRAIEPLLQEYLQAGERRVMAFMNLAGGHAVDFSDRKEAFVNMNTPEELARWQEKQ, encoded by the coding sequence GTGAATCTGATGACGACGATAACAGGCGTTATACTGGCGGGCGGTAAAGCCAGACGAATGGGCGGCGTAGATAAAGGATTGCTTGAATTAAACGGCAAACCGCTGTGGCAACATGTCGCTGACGCGCTTATGACGCAGCTATCTTACGTCGTGGTTAATGCCAATCGTCATCAGGAAATCTATCAGGCAAGTGGTCTGAAAGTAATAGCGGATTCACTGGCGGATTATCCTGGCCCGCTGGCGGGAATGCTTTCGGTAATGCAGCAGGAAGCAGGTGAGTGGTTTCTGTTTTGTCCGTGCGATACGCCTTATATTCCCCAGGATTTAGTCTCCCGGCTTAATCATCAGCGCAAAGATGCACCTGTTGTGTGGGTCCATGACGGTGAACGCGATCATCCAACTATTGCTCTGGTAAATCGCGCTATTGAGCCGTTGTTGCAGGAATATCTGCAAGCAGGAGAACGCCGGGTAATGGCATTTATGAATCTTGCTGGCGGTCACGCGGTTGATTTTAGCGACCGTAAAGAAGCATTTGTGAACATGAATACGCCAGAGGAGCTTGCCCGATGGCAGGAAAAACAATGA
- the mobB gene encoding molybdopterin-guanine dinucleotide biosynthesis protein MobB → MAGKTMIPLLAFAAWSGTGKTTLLKKLIPVLCARGIRPGLIKHTHHDMDVDKPGKDSYELRKAGAAQTIVASQQRWALMTETPDEEELDLNFLASRMDTSKLDLILVEGFKHEEIAKIVLFRDGAGHRPEELVIDRHVIAVASDVPINLDVALLDINDVEGLADFVVEWMQK, encoded by the coding sequence ATGGCAGGAAAAACAATGATACCGCTACTCGCCTTTGCCGCGTGGAGCGGCACCGGTAAAACGACGCTGTTGAAAAAACTTATCCCGGTATTATGCGCCAGAGGGATCCGCCCGGGGCTGATTAAACATACGCATCATGATATGGATGTCGATAAACCGGGCAAAGATAGCTATGAGCTGCGCAAGGCTGGCGCGGCACAAACCATCGTTGCCAGCCAGCAGCGATGGGCCTTGATGACAGAAACACCAGACGAAGAAGAGCTGGATCTGAATTTTCTCGCAAGCCGAATGGATACCTCAAAGCTGGATCTGATTCTGGTTGAAGGGTTCAAGCATGAAGAGATCGCGAAGATTGTGCTGTTTCGCGATGGTGCCGGACATCGACCGGAAGAATTAGTGATAGACAGGCATGTTATTGCTGTAGCCAGTGATGTGCCGATTAATCTTGATGTCGCGTTACTGGATATTAATGATGTTGAGGGGCTGGCTGATTTTGTGGTGGAGTGGATGCAAAAGTAG